In Ruminococcaceae bacterium BL-6, a genomic segment contains:
- a CDS encoding LacI family transcriptional regulator: MKKRIMSLLLASLTAASCAACSSDTPAAAPASSAAASDGGSGTAKSSYNVTVIIKATESSYWQTLLLGAKAAADESGGKIKVTTAGPASESDMEKQVTILENTVAAKPDGIVLASISSTATVPAVEQAVKAGIPVVTVDNKLGTDVYAEHIATDHAAAAATAADEMAKQWKAKGIDPSGKKVAVISSDSSSPVNQARCKGFADEIKKQVPGISVLPTRFCNGDMQKALDETDNLLMANKDLIGIFGDNNLMGDGIAKSIEQNKAGDKVVSYAFDSDDTEIQAIQNGHLTGIIVQDPYGMGYNGVLAVVSAAEGKSVEHDVVSKTTLVTKDNMSDSAVQKLLYPDKN, translated from the coding sequence ATGAAAAAGAGAATCATGTCATTGCTTCTGGCATCCCTGACGGCGGCATCCTGCGCCGCATGCTCGTCCGATACGCCCGCAGCGGCTCCCGCGTCCTCGGCAGCCGCTTCAGACGGCGGCTCGGGAACGGCGAAAAGCAGCTACAACGTCACCGTCATCATCAAGGCGACCGAATCCTCTTACTGGCAGACGCTTCTGCTCGGCGCAAAGGCCGCGGCCGACGAAAGCGGCGGGAAGATCAAGGTCACCACGGCCGGCCCGGCTTCCGAGTCCGACATGGAAAAGCAGGTGACCATCCTGGAAAATACGGTGGCTGCGAAGCCGGATGGAATCGTGCTCGCTTCCATCAGCTCCACAGCGACCGTGCCCGCCGTTGAGCAGGCGGTGAAGGCGGGGATTCCCGTCGTTACGGTCGACAATAAGCTCGGCACGGATGTGTATGCGGAGCATATCGCGACCGACCACGCCGCCGCAGCGGCCACGGCCGCAGACGAGATGGCGAAGCAGTGGAAGGCGAAAGGCATCGACCCCTCCGGAAAGAAAGTGGCGGTCATCAGCTCGGATTCCAGCTCGCCCGTGAACCAGGCGCGCTGCAAGGGCTTTGCGGATGAGATCAAAAAGCAGGTGCCGGGGATCAGCGTGCTTCCGACCCGGTTCTGCAACGGCGATATGCAGAAAGCGCTCGACGAGACGGATAACCTTCTGATGGCCAACAAGGACCTGATCGGCATTTTCGGCGACAACAACCTGATGGGCGACGGCATTGCCAAATCCATCGAGCAGAACAAGGCCGGCGACAAGGTCGTATCTTATGCGTTCGACTCGGACGATACGGAAATCCAGGCGATCCAGAACGGGCACCTGACCGGCATCATCGTCCAGGATCCGTACGGAATGGGCTATAACGGCGTGCTGGCAGTGGTTTCCGCCGCCGAGGGCAAGTCGGTCGAGCACGACGTCGTTTCCAAAACGACGCTTGTCACAAAAGACAACATGAGCGACTCCGCCGTGCAGAAGCTGCTGTATCCGGACAAGAACTGA
- a CDS encoding LacI family transcriptional regulator produces the protein MLTIKEIAKLAGVSKSTVSRVLNNKEYVSEKTRRKIEKIIEENRYRPSATAVSLSKQESSTIGVIIPEIDNTFFGEVLKGITEIADQEGFSLICCNTQNSGEKELKTLATLEQQRVRGVIITPAMGYVCLEDVEKIKTALTALNVPVVVVDRDFDYSEWDTVYYQNYESGYIATENLIRAGNRRIGIILGDMQLKIGRERYRGYKDAMAANHLEIPGRYLLKGDFTVDTAYLLTKQMLAAGDLPDAMVTTNNRTSIGFIKAMVERNLAIGKDIAVIGIDHIAMLDALGFHFSCVSRDTEEMGRVAMELLLQRMKTPSAERNIRVIPCKLELKGSERRE, from the coding sequence ATGCTGACCATTAAAGAAATCGCGAAACTGGCGGGAGTCTCCAAATCCACGGTTTCCAGAGTATTGAACAACAAAGAATACGTAAGCGAAAAAACCAGGCGGAAAATCGAAAAGATCATAGAGGAGAACCGATACAGGCCTTCCGCCACCGCGGTGAGCCTTTCCAAGCAGGAAAGCAGCACAATCGGCGTGATTATCCCGGAAATCGACAATACCTTTTTCGGCGAAGTCCTGAAAGGGATCACCGAGATCGCCGATCAGGAAGGGTTTTCCCTGATCTGCTGCAACACCCAGAACAGCGGGGAAAAGGAATTGAAAACACTGGCTACTCTGGAGCAGCAGCGCGTCAGGGGGGTGATCATCACCCCGGCGATGGGGTATGTCTGCCTGGAAGACGTTGAAAAGATCAAGACGGCCCTGACCGCGCTGAACGTGCCGGTCGTGGTGGTCGACAGGGATTTTGATTATTCGGAGTGGGACACCGTTTATTACCAGAATTATGAGAGCGGCTATATCGCGACGGAAAACCTGATCAGGGCGGGAAACCGCAGAATCGGCATCATCCTCGGCGACATGCAGCTGAAAATCGGGAGGGAAAGATACCGGGGATACAAGGACGCCATGGCGGCGAACCACCTGGAAATTCCCGGGCGCTACCTTCTGAAGGGCGATTTTACGGTCGACACGGCATACCTGCTGACAAAGCAAATGCTCGCTGCGGGAGACCTTCCGGATGCCATGGTGACGACGAACAACCGCACAAGCATCGGCTTTATCAAGGCGATGGTCGAGCGGAACCTGGCGATCGGAAAAGACATCGCCGTCATCGGCATCGACCATATCGCGATGCTCGACGCGCTGGGGTTCCATTTCAGCTGTGTTTCGCGCGATACGGAAGAGATGGGCAGGGTCGCCATGGAGCTTCTGCTCCAACGGATGAAAACGCCGAGCGCCGAGAGGAATATCCGGGTGATCCCCTGCAAATTGGAATTAAAAGGTTCTGAAAGGAGAGAGTGA
- a CDS encoding Transporter has product MFYDKEMIYLCFFALYSIVLLIVGKSRMQQQNTLRHFYLGNRSLNLFRCTLTFIGTWISAATILGFTGNVFESGLAPLLYSVVPWFLGAFLLYFISGRLYEYDVLTIPELIRKKYGSKWLQVIFAWIMMISYTLYLIIHIKGFGLVASVLFDIPYKVATLMIYLFILYSAFGGFRAVARIHVMHVLLLTAGTALAFLLVVGRAGGLPELFRRAGQVSGFAYAGSAAANRPGDLFQLFNGEKFTPRISTTMFFGWGLGLAANPQYMIRLLSARDERTARHTVLSALCYLVVFYFALLTIGLGMRALFPSLGEVQHADDVVVYVLNNPLYTPLNTLFLFAILGACISTSNSQLLLFSTSFAYDFVRPLLKKPPREYTMILLTRAGVLLGGTLSLLFSTHPPDSLLSYGGDIWGVFGVTFFPTLYGTFLYKKATRQGVWASIIAGTAAILVFYPLYYRQILLIHPAFPGTILSALCFFVVSRATWKGEEEHEAQASV; this is encoded by the coding sequence TTGTTTTATGACAAGGAAATGATCTACCTGTGTTTTTTCGCGCTGTATTCCATCGTTCTGCTGATCGTCGGAAAGAGCAGGATGCAGCAGCAGAATACCCTTCGTCATTTTTATCTGGGGAACCGGAGCCTGAACCTGTTCCGCTGCACGCTTACGTTTATCGGCACCTGGATTTCCGCCGCGACGATTCTGGGGTTTACCGGCAACGTGTTCGAAAGCGGCTTGGCGCCTTTGCTCTATTCGGTCGTGCCGTGGTTTCTGGGGGCGTTTCTGCTTTATTTCATCAGCGGCCGGCTGTATGAATACGACGTGCTGACGATCCCGGAGCTGATCCGGAAAAAGTACGGCTCAAAATGGCTGCAGGTGATTTTCGCATGGATCATGATGATCTCCTACACGCTGTACCTGATCATCCATATCAAGGGCTTCGGCCTGGTGGCCTCGGTGCTTTTCGATATCCCCTATAAAGTGGCCACGCTGATGATCTATCTGTTTATCCTGTATTCCGCGTTCGGGGGATTCCGGGCGGTCGCGCGGATTCACGTGATGCACGTCCTTCTGCTGACGGCCGGGACCGCCCTTGCGTTTCTGCTGGTGGTGGGGCGCGCCGGCGGCCTGCCGGAGCTTTTCCGCCGGGCTGGGCAGGTTTCCGGCTTTGCCTATGCCGGAAGCGCAGCGGCCAACCGGCCGGGCGACCTGTTCCAGCTGTTCAACGGGGAGAAGTTCACGCCGCGCATCAGCACCACCATGTTTTTCGGCTGGGGCCTCGGCCTTGCGGCGAATCCCCAGTATATGATCCGGCTGCTGTCCGCCAGAGACGAGCGGACCGCCCGGCATACCGTCCTCAGCGCGCTGTGCTATCTGGTCGTTTTCTATTTTGCCCTTCTGACCATCGGCCTGGGGATGCGGGCGCTGTTCCCGTCCCTCGGCGAGGTTCAGCATGCGGATGACGTGGTGGTGTATGTCTTAAACAATCCGCTTTACACGCCGCTCAACACCCTGTTCCTGTTCGCGATTTTGGGGGCTTGCATCTCCACATCCAATTCCCAGCTTCTGCTGTTTTCCACGTCGTTCGCCTACGATTTTGTCCGGCCTCTTTTGAAAAAGCCGCCGCGGGAATACACGATGATCCTCCTGACCCGCGCGGGGGTGCTTCTCGGCGGCACCCTGTCGCTGCTTTTTTCCACTCACCCGCCGGACAGCCTGCTCTCTTACGGCGGCGATATCTGGGGCGTTTTCGGGGTCACGTTCTTCCCCACCCTGTACGGCACTTTCCTGTACAAAAAGGCCACCCGGCAGGGCGTCTGGGCTTCGATCATCGCCGGCACGGCGGCCATCCTCGTCTTTTATCCCCTGTACTACCGGCAGATCCTTCTCATCCATCCGGCTTTTCCGGGGACGATCCTGTCCGCGCTGTGCTTTTTTGTCGTTTCCCGGGCGACCTGGAAAGGAGAAGAGGAACATGAAGCTCAGGCGTCTGTTTGA
- a CDS encoding Sensor histidine kinase: MKLRRLFDIERKILIPFLVLGAVSTVLFGVILYDTGYRTKMAEEQRLAESSISLIESDIGYYASAGQLQQLAEKYRQCRQPHILIQDRDGEYIGGTRPQSGDSVLYARTGNQMGWKISYTVDRTQFTAELLQEQKYTVLALIAQLIVVLQVSILIADNISTPIRRLNYACRTISEQPQEPWTFDGEFTDRSDELGQLARSFYGMLRNLHQYTADLKRVKKINETIVESLPIAVIAYDQDGNVLLSNSRAQNLLAKSEYRYEGKSLSALLEESLKNQKVFYDPIRLLDGRSRRLDVELGVWRLLDEDQKPWGVLCTIDDITYRKMMEEQAVQDEKLVYAGKLAAELAHEIRNPLAGIRVGVQVVERHSSSETDRKLCETIIGEVDRINLLVENLCHLTRQRKLQKTLIDVAGLYQEVSLLYSKIAENSHIELLSDAPPGILLYADKSAVKQVLINLINNSIKAMKTGGTIVMKARAQESRILLCLSDDGEGIPPEKMKAKSRNGGMGLSIVSQLLQKNDGTFRLESAPGKGTKAMMTFPR; the protein is encoded by the coding sequence ATGAAGCTCAGGCGTCTGTTTGACATCGAACGCAAGATATTGATCCCGTTTCTGGTGCTGGGCGCCGTGTCCACCGTTTTGTTCGGCGTGATTCTCTACGATACGGGCTACCGCACCAAAATGGCAGAGGAGCAGAGGCTTGCGGAAAGCAGCATCTCGCTGATCGAGTCCGACATCGGCTACTATGCGTCCGCTGGGCAGCTTCAGCAGCTGGCGGAAAAATACCGGCAGTGCCGGCAGCCCCATATCCTGATCCAGGACCGGGACGGGGAGTATATCGGCGGCACGCGGCCCCAAAGCGGGGACAGCGTGCTGTACGCCCGCACCGGGAACCAGATGGGCTGGAAAATCTCTTACACGGTGGACCGAACGCAGTTCACTGCGGAGCTGCTCCAGGAGCAGAAATATACGGTTCTGGCCCTGATCGCCCAGCTGATCGTGGTGCTGCAGGTCAGCATCCTGATCGCGGACAATATTTCCACGCCGATCCGCCGCCTGAACTACGCCTGCCGCACCATCAGCGAACAGCCGCAGGAGCCATGGACGTTCGACGGGGAATTTACGGACCGGAGCGACGAGCTGGGGCAGCTCGCCCGGTCGTTTTACGGGATGCTGCGGAACCTGCACCAATACACGGCGGACCTGAAACGCGTGAAAAAGATCAACGAGACCATCGTGGAAAGCCTGCCGATCGCGGTGATCGCGTACGATCAGGATGGAAATGTCCTGCTGAGCAACAGCCGCGCGCAGAACCTGCTGGCAAAATCGGAATACCGGTACGAGGGAAAATCCCTTTCCGCTTTGCTGGAGGAAAGCCTGAAAAACCAGAAGGTCTTTTACGACCCCATCCGGCTTCTGGATGGCAGGAGCCGCCGGCTGGATGTGGAGCTGGGTGTCTGGCGCCTGCTGGATGAGGATCAGAAGCCGTGGGGCGTGCTGTGCACGATCGACGACATCACCTACCGGAAAATGATGGAGGAGCAGGCCGTGCAGGACGAGAAGCTGGTCTACGCCGGGAAGCTGGCGGCGGAGCTGGCGCACGAGATCCGCAACCCGCTGGCGGGCATCCGGGTGGGGGTTCAGGTGGTGGAGCGCCATTCTTCTTCGGAAACCGACCGGAAGCTGTGCGAAACGATCATCGGCGAGGTGGACCGCATCAACCTGCTCGTCGAGAACCTATGCCATCTGACCCGGCAGCGCAAGCTGCAGAAAACGCTGATCGACGTGGCCGGGCTGTATCAGGAGGTGTCGCTCCTGTATTCCAAGATCGCGGAGAACAGCCATATCGAGCTGCTCAGCGACGCGCCGCCGGGGATTCTGCTGTATGCGGACAAAAGCGCGGTCAAGCAGGTGCTGATCAATCTGATCAACAACAGCATCAAGGCGATGAAAACCGGCGGAACCATCGTGATGAAGGCCCGCGCGCAGGAAAGCCGCATCCTTCTTTGCCTTTCGGACGACGGGGAGGGCATCCCGCCGGAGAAGATGAAAGCGAAAAGCCGGAACGGCGGGATGGGGCTTTCCATCGTCTCGCAGCTCCTTCAGAAAAACGACGGGACGTTCCGGCTGGAAAGCGCCCCCGGGAAGGGGACGAAGGCGATGATGACCTTCCCGCGGTAA
- a CDS encoding Sigma-54-dependent Fis family transcriptional regulator: MQYRVLIIDDEYLIRISLKEGLTDLGYLTRETETIREGLALAEQFKPDVVILDNRLGDALGMEYIESIKKIDEDIQIVIITAYGSVSQAVQAIRRGAYDYVQKPFDIEAIDIVIRRALEELKRRRRLELLSSGAMPDLIGESPQMKQVKKQIELLSAKDSVDLLIRGETGTGKGVVACQIHQKSARGNFPMVKINCSAIPENLFESELFGHEKGAFTGAAARKKGLFELANEGTIFLDEIGDMPLSMQAKLLTFLEDRKFRRVGGLGDVEVNVRVIAATNHPLEQAIREKTFREDLFFRLNAVQIDLAPLRERREDIEPLCRYYLDYFNRKLGKNIGSISPSFLRKLMRYSWKGNVRELRNVLERAVLFCDGDVLEHTGQLLEEGADAPPPAENGQSWPMKDLSRPIDLQAELRELEGAYIRKALKQTGNNYSKAAKLLGYSRFSLRRRLGL, encoded by the coding sequence ATGCAGTACCGTGTTTTGATCATCGACGACGAATATCTGATCCGCATTTCCCTGAAAGAGGGACTGACGGATCTGGGCTATCTGACGAGGGAAACCGAGACGATCCGGGAGGGCCTGGCTCTGGCGGAGCAGTTCAAGCCGGATGTGGTGATCCTGGACAACCGTCTGGGGGACGCGCTCGGCATGGAATATATCGAATCCATCAAAAAGATCGACGAGGACATCCAGATCGTCATCATCACCGCCTACGGCTCCGTGTCGCAGGCGGTGCAGGCCATCCGCCGGGGGGCGTACGACTACGTCCAGAAGCCCTTCGACATCGAGGCCATCGACATTGTGATCCGCCGGGCGCTGGAAGAGCTGAAAAGGCGGCGCAGGCTGGAGCTCCTGTCCTCCGGCGCCATGCCGGACCTGATCGGGGAAAGCCCCCAGATGAAGCAGGTCAAGAAGCAGATCGAGCTTTTGAGCGCGAAGGACAGCGTGGATCTGCTGATCCGCGGCGAAACGGGTACCGGAAAAGGGGTCGTGGCCTGTCAGATCCACCAGAAGAGCGCGCGCGGAAATTTTCCCATGGTGAAGATCAACTGCAGCGCCATTCCGGAAAACCTGTTCGAAAGCGAGCTGTTCGGCCACGAAAAAGGGGCGTTCACCGGCGCGGCGGCCCGGAAAAAAGGGCTGTTCGAGCTGGCCAACGAGGGCACGATCTTTCTGGATGAAATCGGGGACATGCCCCTTTCCATGCAGGCGAAGTTGCTCACGTTCCTGGAGGACCGCAAGTTCCGCCGCGTGGGCGGCCTCGGCGACGTGGAGGTGAACGTGCGGGTGATCGCGGCCACCAACCACCCGCTGGAACAGGCGATCCGGGAAAAGACCTTCCGGGAAGACCTGTTTTTCCGGCTGAACGCGGTGCAGATCGATTTGGCGCCGCTGCGTGAGCGCCGGGAGGATATCGAGCCCCTGTGCCGATATTACCTGGATTATTTCAACCGGAAGCTCGGGAAAAACATCGGGAGCATCTCCCCGTCGTTCCTGCGGAAGCTGATGCGGTACTCTTGGAAAGGAAACGTGCGGGAGCTGAGAAACGTATTGGAGCGGGCCGTTTTGTTCTGCGATGGCGACGTCTTGGAACATACGGGCCAGCTTCTGGAGGAGGGCGCCGACGCCCCGCCCCCGGCGGAAAACGGGCAGTCCTGGCCCATGAAGGACCTGAGCCGGCCCATCGACCTGCAGGCGGAGCTGCGGGAGCTGGAGGGGGCCTATATCCGGAAGGCGCTGAAGCAGACCGGGAACAATTATTCCAAGGCGGCGAAGCTTTTGGGCTACAGCCGTTTTTCCCTTCGCAGGCGGCTGGGGCTTTAG
- the pxpA gene encoding oxoprolinase subunit A (Evidence 2a : Function from experimental evidences in other organisms; PubMedId : 9334321, 28830929; Product type e : enzyme), which produces MNRIDLNCDLGESFGAYKIGRDEEVVKYISSANVGCGFHAGDPCVMEHTVRLAKQNGVSVGAHPGFPDLLGFGRRKMDVKPEEAKAYMKYQIGALNAFCVSNGVKLVHVKPHGALYNMAGKDEKLAGALAEAVYEVDPGLIFLGLSGSKMLEAARAVGLTCASEVFADRAYNADGSLVARGTPGAVIHDVNECVRRIIGMVKDHTVTAITGEQIHLEPQSICVHGDTAEAVEFVRNIRESLTGEGIEIANLAAVCAGK; this is translated from the coding sequence ATGAATCGAATCGATTTGAACTGTGATCTGGGAGAAAGCTTCGGCGCCTATAAGATCGGTCGGGATGAAGAGGTCGTCAAGTATATTTCTTCCGCAAACGTCGGGTGCGGATTCCACGCGGGCGATCCCTGCGTCATGGAGCACACCGTCCGGCTTGCCAAACAGAACGGGGTCAGCGTGGGGGCGCATCCGGGCTTTCCCGACCTGCTCGGGTTCGGGCGGCGCAAAATGGATGTCAAGCCCGAGGAAGCGAAAGCGTACATGAAATACCAGATCGGCGCGCTGAACGCGTTCTGCGTATCCAACGGCGTAAAGCTGGTCCACGTCAAGCCGCACGGCGCGCTGTACAATATGGCGGGCAAGGATGAAAAGCTGGCCGGGGCTCTGGCGGAAGCGGTTTACGAGGTGGACCCGGGCCTGATCTTCCTCGGCCTTTCCGGCAGCAAGATGCTGGAGGCCGCGCGCGCGGTGGGGCTGACCTGCGCCAGCGAAGTGTTCGCCGACCGCGCCTACAACGCGGACGGCAGCCTGGTCGCGAGGGGGACCCCCGGCGCGGTGATCCACGACGTGAACGAATGCGTCCGCCGCATCATCGGGATGGTGAAGGACCATACGGTGACGGCGATCACCGGAGAGCAGATCCATCTGGAGCCGCAGTCCATCTGCGTCCACGGCGACACGGCGGAAGCCGTCGAATTCGTCCGGAATATCCGCGAGAGCCTTACCGGGGAAGGGATCGAGATCGCGAACCTGGCGGCGGTCTGCGCCGGGAAATAA
- the pxpG gene encoding 5-oxoproline transporter (Evidence 2b : Function from indirect experimental evidences (e.g. phenotypes); PubMedId : 9334321, 15849754, 16850406, 28830929; Product type e : enzyme), protein MGAETKTPEIKTKKKRSQTIGAVFLMAASAMGPGFLTQTAKFVGDFHESFGFVVIASLVLSIIVQVNVWRVLCVSGMRAQDVANKLAPGLGYFLALLVFLGGLVFNIGNVGGAALGLNALLGLDLRAGYLVACAIAITVFSLKNAQRAVDNIAKILSCLKIGIILVVLIFIVHPPVGEALKQTFVPSTGVPALFPAILTLVGGTVGGYITFAGAHRLIDGGIVGKENEKKIVHSAWGGLGVAGISRIILFLLVLGVVVKGASLDPTNPAADAFLKAGGEFCYRLFGLLLFAAGITSITGASYTSLSFVKSLSKTVMDHNKAVTIAFIACSTLIMLLLGQPAKLLVLAGALNALVLPLGLAICLIAAHRKDIVGEDYKHPLWLTITGTASALLFAYFAVVGLGSLFH, encoded by the coding sequence ATGGGCGCTGAAACCAAAACCCCGGAAATAAAAACCAAGAAAAAACGCAGCCAGACCATCGGGGCGGTCTTCCTGATGGCCGCTTCCGCGATGGGGCCTGGCTTCCTGACCCAGACCGCGAAATTTGTCGGTGATTTTCACGAGAGTTTCGGGTTCGTCGTCATCGCGTCGCTCGTGCTGTCGATCATCGTACAGGTCAACGTCTGGCGCGTTTTGTGCGTGTCCGGCATGCGCGCGCAGGATGTGGCGAACAAGCTTGCGCCCGGCTTGGGGTATTTTCTGGCCCTTCTGGTCTTTCTGGGCGGGCTGGTGTTCAACATCGGCAATGTCGGCGGCGCGGCTCTCGGCCTGAACGCCCTGCTGGGGCTCGACCTGAGGGCCGGGTATCTCGTGGCGTGCGCGATCGCCATCACGGTGTTTTCCCTTAAAAACGCCCAGCGTGCGGTGGACAACATCGCCAAAATTTTGAGCTGCCTGAAAATCGGCATTATTCTCGTGGTGCTGATTTTCATCGTCCATCCGCCGGTCGGGGAAGCCCTGAAGCAGACCTTTGTGCCCAGCACCGGCGTTCCGGCGCTTTTTCCGGCCATCCTGACGCTGGTGGGCGGCACGGTCGGCGGGTATATCACGTTTGCCGGCGCGCACCGCCTGATCGACGGCGGGATCGTGGGAAAGGAAAATGAAAAGAAAATCGTCCACAGCGCGTGGGGCGGCCTCGGCGTGGCCGGGATCAGCCGCATCATCCTGTTTCTTTTGGTTCTGGGCGTCGTGGTGAAAGGCGCTTCGCTCGACCCCACCAATCCGGCTGCGGATGCCTTCCTGAAGGCGGGCGGGGAGTTCTGCTACCGCCTGTTCGGGCTGCTGCTGTTCGCGGCGGGCATCACCTCGATCACCGGCGCTTCCTATACCTCCCTTTCCTTTGTCAAATCGCTGAGCAAAACGGTCATGGATCACAATAAAGCCGTTACGATCGCGTTCATCGCCTGCTCCACCCTGATCATGCTGCTGCTGGGGCAGCCGGCGAAGCTGCTGGTTCTGGCGGGCGCGCTCAACGCTTTGGTTCTGCCGCTGGGCCTCGCGATCTGCCTGATCGCCGCGCACCGCAAGGACATCGTCGGGGAGGACTATAAGCACCCGCTTTGGCTGACGATCACGGGCACGGCTTCGGCGCTGCTGTTCGCCTATTTCGCCGTCGTGGGCCTGGGCAGCTTGTTTCATTGA